From the genome of Fulvia fulva chromosome 12, complete sequence:
CTTCAGCAATGCACAAGCTGGCAACGCGTCGTGCTCCGAGTCTACGAATGCGAGCTTATCGTGGCATCCACCGGTCCAGTACGACGTCAACAGCTTGTCCAGCGCAATCAATGGAACGGGCGTATACGGCTTTATATTCAACTCCAGCCAAGGTCCACTTGCCACATACAACTGGTGCAACATGCCACATACCAATCCCCAGACCTACTCAAAAGTCAGTGATGAGTACAAGCTGGAATACGTTGAGGTCATCCATCGCCACCACAAGCGTACGCCTTATGCGGACAACACCTTTCCGAGGGAAGGTTATGCTTGGTCCTGTAGCGACGAAGGCCTATTCTATGGCGGCAAGCCGTTGAATCCGCACGGTAACGAGTCTGCGTCCACCTACTGGTCTGTCTATACGCCCGAGTCCAACCCTCTTGCTCCGCAGGGCTTCAATGGCACCTGCCGGTTCCCACAGATCACGCGCGAGGGCTTAGACGATAGCCATCAGCACAGCGTGGACCTCAAAGCTGTGTACTCAGATCTTCTGGGCTTCATACCGAGGGAGTACGACGAGAAGGCGGTGTCTTACCGCGTTACAAACAACGTCATCACTTCTCAGGTGGCTAGCATGCTGATTGCTGGCATGTATCCATCGCGCGCAGGACAGGACACGCCACTTCTAATCCAGCCGGACAGCGTCGATTCACTTGAGCCAGGATACTCCTGCAGCTCAGCATCAAGTCTGTTCAGCTCGTATGGCTCTGGTAGCTCGTCACCCGCCTGGCTTGAACACATCAACGCCTCTCGGGATCTGCTCACCCGCCTTGATGCTCTTTCTGGCGTCGATCCAGACGACTCAGACTGGCATATGAGCTACGACCACTACTTTGACAACCTGTCCGCACGTTTATGCCATGACAAGCCATTACCATGCAATGTCAACCACACCGATGACTGCGTCAGCCTAGCCGAAGCCGAAGAAGTCTTCCGACTTGGCGAGTACGAGTACAGCTTCATCTATCGCGACTCGAACCAGTCACTTGCTGCCAGCACTGGCAGCTACGGCATCTGGCTGGCCGAGCTTGCTCAGAACTTCCGCCATGCGATGGGAACTGGCGCCTCGTCCACAGCCAACACGACACCGGCGAGCATCAAGTACAGACACAACGTGGCACACGATGGCTCCATCTCTAGACTTCTCTCCATTCTTCAGCTAGAGAAGATGGTGTGGCCTGGTATGGGTGCTGAGGTGGTGTTTGAGATGTACAGCAAGAATGGGTGCTTCTTCCTGCGAGTTCTATGGGGTGGTCAAGTCTTGCGAAGCAGTCATCCTGATTTTGGGATGATGTCCATGGTGCCGGTGAGCACGTTCCTGGCGTATGTCGATGGTTTGGTTGGAGTGGGTGCAAGCAAGATTCCGGCGCTATGCGAGTCGTAGGTTTTGCGACAGTTGTGGGTACTCTGTACCCACGTTTTGGGCTTTGCTATCGACAATGCCGCCCCGGTGAGCACTGCTTGCAGGTGTTGAAACCTTTCTATAACGCTGTCTGAGATCGACAAATTAAGAATCGTGGCGTGGGTCCCATGCGTGGGTCTGTGTCACCTACGAGGAAGCCTCGATCTCTGTGCCGTGTCATGCTGACAGCTCCTTCCTATGTTGCAGTGATGCCTCGGTATAGAGCAGGTCCATTGACTTTTCCACGATCGATCTTGTTGACTGCCCTATTGACATGGAATCCGAGGGTTGCATGGCTGATGGGACAGAGACGAGGTATTTGGTAAGCTCGCTGTCCCTAGCCGAGCCACGTTTTGTTCAGCCGTCTTGGCGCACGTGAGAGCGATATCGGCCAATGAAAGATGGGGAGAAGCCGGGGATTGTGGAGCCATACGAACTTCTGCGGCTGGAAAAGGCGAATGCAATGCCGCTAATGAGCGTCTGTGAGGTTGTACCGGTGCGTGGTAAGTATGCAAAGTAATCCTTCTGGTCGGCAGGTCGTCTCTCTTTGTCCCCATCACCCCGCCCAAAGCCCATCTCTTCCATCGACACCACCGCAGCTCTGGCACCACCGTCCCGTCGGCAAGCATGAAGCTCCCATGGCAAAACGAGAAGCAGACATCGCCGGCATCATCTGTTGAGGCACCAGAAGCAGCGTATGCGACAGACTCGGTGGCGCATGGCTACGACGATGACCTCCACGTCCAGTGTCCGCCACACACCACCGAGCGCAAGCTGGTGACCAAGATTGACCTCCATGTCATTCCCTTCCTCTGCATCCTCTACCTTCTGGCATTTCTGGACCGCGTCAACATCGCCAATGCCAACGTCGCGGGTCTTTCCAGGGAGCTCGGCCTCGAAAATCACGAGTACAATGTCGCGCTTGTGATTTTCTTTGTGCCCTACATCCTCTTCGAGATCCCAAGCAACATCCTGCTCAAGAAGTTCAAGCCCAATGTGTGGCTGAGTCTCAACATGTTCTTGTTCGGCTTCGTCACAATCATGCAGGTGAGACCATCCGTGGGACTGCCGTATATGCACACACTCATAGATTTCACAGGGCATCGTCACGAGCTACTCAGGGCTGCTCACCACCAGATTCTTCCTCGGACTCTTCGAGACTGGCATGTTCCCGGGCTGCTTTTACCTGATTGGCATGTGGTATCGCAGACACGAAGCGCAGAAGcgctataccttcttcttcaGCTCCACCACTCTGGCAGGTGCTTTCGGTGGACTTCTGGCGGCAGCTATCACGAAGATGGATGGAGTGGCGAACTACGCGGGTTGGCGATGGATCTTCATCCTTGAAGGTCTGTTGACCGTTGTGGTTTCCTGCGCCTTTTTCTTCCTCATCCCAAGCTTCCCTGAAGAAGCCAAGTGGCTTGGCGACGATGAGAAAGCGTACGTTGCTGCTCGCCTCCGCAAAGACCAGGGCAAATCAGCAGTCGAGCGGTCGATTGGCTTCAAGGACGTTGCCCAGGTGTTCAAGGACTACAAGGTCATCGTCGCTGGCTTCATGTACTTTGGGCTGATCGTGCCAGCTTACGGCTATGCGTACTTCGCTCCAGGCATCATCCAGACTTACGGCTACAGCCCGGTCCAGACGCAGCTGCACTCTGTCCCACCTTGGGCGGCCGCGTTTGGTTGGGCAATGGTGTTAGCTGCAATTTCGGACGCCTCAAGACACCGCTTCGCATATGCTGTGTTCAGCATTTGTGTCGGCATTGCAGGCTTCGCTATACTGATCTCGGTCCATGAAAATAACACCGTTCAATATGCAGCACTCTTCTTGGTCACTATGGGGACCTATGGTGCCATGCCAATCATTGTGTGCTGGTTTAACATGAATCTGGGGGGCCACCATCGTCGATCAGTGGGAAGCGCTTGGCAAGTCGGGTTCGGTAACATTGGCGGTATCATCGCCGTGTTCGCCTTCTTGCCGGACGACAAGCCGAAATACATTCCTGGGTACTCGATCTGCATCGCCTTCACCATCTTGAGCATTATCGCATGCATCATCTACGGCATCGCTTGCTTGAGTGAGAACAGGCAGCGAGACAAGATGGCGCATAACATTGGCCTGACGGAGTCTGAGAAGACGGAGCTGGGCGATAAGTCACCAGACTATAGGTATCTGCTTTAAGTGGTAGCTTGATAGCTAGCTTGACATTATGAGAGGTGTACCTGCTCATGGCTTCGGCCTTCTTCTACGCACAAAACCTTCCGCTTCCACGCGAGGGAAACAAGGATGGGCTCGCTTCTCAAGAATCCATGCAGCGATCTCAGTATGACCCACAGCGAAGTGCGGCTGATATGAAGTCTGCCTACGATTTCAACAGGACACATTTCACTTCCTCCATTGCACAGAACATAGACGTCAAGGTTCCCCTTGCACAGTACCATGTCGAGTCAGTTGTACCAAGCTCTAGACTCGAGTAAGCAAGAGATCCGCATCCTGATAGTCGACACCCAGGATTTTTATAGTGATGGAACTTTGAGCTGCCGCCTGGAGATAGCATCTCTTCTCGATGAACCTAGACCGTACTTCGAAGCGCTTTCCTGGACCTGGGGAGATCCGACACACAGCAAGTACATCACGATAGACGGACACAAAGTCGGTGTCTCTGCCAATGCTGAGGAAGTGCTTCGCCATGTCTGCTACGAGCAGAAGCATGGCCGTGTATGGTTAGACGCTGTCTGTATCAATCAGTCGGATCTACATGAACGAGGACAGCAGGTTTCGATGATGGACGAGATCTATTCCAGAACTGCTCGTGTTCTTGTCTGGCTTGGGCAGGAGGATGAGACTACCGAGAAGGCGTTGCGAAATATCGATCAGATTCTGGCACAATGCCAAAAATTGACCAACGGGTTTCAAAGCTTGGAACAGCGGCTCTTGCaagagtatagtagtagaCCACACTCTGAGGTCCCTCTTCCTCAGTGTGACTGGCCTGCCATTTTGAAGTTCTACGCGGCTCCATGGTTTTTTCGAGTGTGGGTTCATCAGGAAGTCATGCTCTGCAAAGAGGCCCTCGTCTTCCAAGGTAGACACTCGCGTTCCTGGTTTGACATCTCTCTCGCGGCACAATGGCTGTCTCACTCCAACTTCCGCCAATACAGTCGTCATATGACTGATGATCCTGGACTTGGTGTCGACAAGGCTAGCCGAATCTGGCGATTCACGCGACAGCCACCTGGCGCCACGGGATACCTATCGATGACGATGTATCTGGGAGCGACAGATCCTCGGGACAAAGTATATGGTATCTTGGGCCTTCTTCGAAGTGTTGGGAATGACACGTTTAAGCTCACGTCTTCTTATGAAGCCAGTCTGAGAGACGTGTACACAAAGGCCACCAAGCTTGCGATCCATGCCGATGGACTGGCTGCTGTAGAGCTGGCGCAAGGCCTGGTACCGGTCTCGGAGGGGCAAGAGCTAGAGTCCGATGATTCTCGTTGGCCTTCTTGGGTACCACACTACAACTGGCGTGATTACAGGCCCGGAGGATCCCCAGCTATGCCAGATCTGCCACTTCAGATAGGTGCCGCGGGCAGTGAGCCATTGCGGCTACGATTTGATGATGATAACGCAGACATACTGACCCTCGGAGGCTGCGTTGTAGACACAATCACAAAGCTGGGAAGTATCCTCGACATGGACCTCATCTTGAGTGCCTCGAGGATCGCCAAAGAGGTGTCAGATTGCAGAGCGATGGTACCCCTAGTACCTGATCTCGACTTTGCCCTCACGATGGTACAAGGCCTGGACTACAATCGAACTCGGCCATCAGAACACATCATGAATCAGTTTCCCGCATTCGCTCAGGGGTGTAGAGCGAAGCTCACCGGCCAATGCCATGCAGAATTGCTGCATGATGATGACTCGCTTACATACTTCTCCAACATCGCGTGGGACTATGCTAACACCATCAACGTGCACAGTCGGAACAGAAGGTTCTTCGTTACGGAGAAAGGCTACATGGGCACGTCGTTCCCGAAGACGCAAGTTGGGGATAAAGTTTGCATTCTCTATGGTAGTACGATGCCATTTGTACTGCGAAAGGTCGAGGAGCGATGGCGTCTGTTGGGCACGGCATATGTACACGACATCATGGAAGTGAGTGTGGAGATGACATATTTGAGACGCAAAATACTGACAAGTACAGGGCGAATATGTGCAGAGGCTTCGTGAGGCGAGCCGGCTGCAGGAAGAGTCGCATTCTTTTGACATCTGCTGATATCGACAATAACGCCAGCAGGACCAAACATACCCTTGCCACGCTTAGCGTTGCTCTGCGTCCTACCCATAATAACCTCCTTCATATCTCCAAGCTACAATTTCGCCTTTGTCGTTCGCATCAGTAAGCCAATATATGACTCTCGTCTCCCCTTGACTCTAATATCTCAGTCATGATACGCTTCGACGGGGCCGAGGCCTTTCTGCCAGCTCTGCCAACTCTTCCTACGCCATCATTGCTTGtgtcttcttcttcttccaCGTGTAGTCCCCGCCAACCTGAGGCCTCAGAGCGAGCTTGAGCAGCTCCGCTCCACACACATACTCTTGCTCTATCCAAACACGAAGCATAGTCCTGTCCACGTAAAGGTATTTCAAGCGCTCGAGGATTGATGACGCAGTCTCCTGAGCGCGTCTCAAGAGTCTGATGCTGATTTCGAAATCGATACGATTGTGGCACTGGATGCGCCTGACATGAGCCTCATAGAGCAGCCACGCTTCGTGGCGAACGAGCTTGCATACGGCGAGAAGGGGCGGGGTTTGTGGTGCTTCCGGGTCGAAAGGGGTGAGGCGGAAAGCGTATTCGTAGACGTGGACTCGGAGCTCGGGTGGTAGTTCGAAGAAGTGGCATGTTGTGTCGGGTATGCCGTTCGCCGTGGTGATCGCCATCTTGAGATGCTACTTGGTGGTTAGCTTTAGGCGCTGCAGGATGCACGCAGAGGGCGATACCTTGTAGTGGTGGAGGTATCGAAAGTCTTGGTGAAGTTTCGGGAGATTTGAAGCAGTGTGCTTCTTGTAGGGTTTTTTTCGGACCTCGAGCAAGCCTCGAAGACGCTTTGACCGCGAAAGCTTATTTACGTAAGCATCACATGTAAGTGAAGTATTACATTGTTCACCACACTAGTCTTAATCTTCACGACCTGGCCATACTCGAATAGTACCATCATGTCATCAGGTTCAATTCATCGGATAACATCGTCGGCCTTCTCCTTCGTGCTCGGGCCCAATAACACGATGCACCTACCATGCTACATCTTGAAACTTCCCCCGGAGCTTCGCCTTCTGATCTACGAGGAGGTTATGGATACTACCAGTGCCGGCCCGAAGACCTACGCACGCCGAGAGCTCCTCAACACCTGCAGAACATTTCGCGTCGAGGCCAAGGACATCTACAGTGCCAAGATCGAGTCCATCATCGCTCGCTACGACCAGAAGCGCGTGCAGCTTGAACAAGAGATGAAAGATGCCTATCAGGAAGTCAAGTACGGTGAGAAGGATTGGAAAGACTTCCATCGTGCAGACAGAGCATGCGCGCAGGCTGGGTTCCGGCAGTCGCAGGCACGCAAGATGCTGAGAAAGGAGCTCGCCTGGGTCGCTGACCTGGGCCAGACTGACTAGGACTTCATGGGTATGTGTGTCACTATCTCGGTTGAGAATGGTCACTCAAGCTAACGACTCTCCAGCAATCCAGCGGTGGCAGAGAAAGGACGGATGAACGAGGAAAGCTACAATATATGTGAACCCGTGTTTTTGCGGGAGGCCGGGCCAGTATCTGAGACATGGCTCTAGGAGATGGTTCTCTGTCAGCCAGCTGCAAAGTACAAAGAAAGACGAAGCCGTGGTGCGAGATGCCGAGATAGATGCAATGTCTCAGATAAGCAAGCTACTCCAAGAACTACAAGACAAAGTCAAAAGCGTGAACTCCCATACAGCATATCACTCTTGCTTCACGCAGTATACAGCTGCACTTTCGTGCGCTGGGGTTCTGGCAGCAGGCCGGATGGCTTGACGTATACTGTCTTCCAACGTGCGCAGTGAATGAAACATCCGGGACTGACGTAGATATCCCTTGTTCGCCACCTTATACGTCATTCAATACGATGTCTATCGACTCATATAGTCCAAGAGCGTACTTGAACGCTCCATCTCCGTCCTGCAGGCCAACGACTTGAACATGGCTCTTGGCAAGCGCTCTCCAAAGGGCCAGCACGAAGCCAAGTCGTGCTTTTCGCTCGCAGCATTGCGCTGAGCTGCACATCATGATCTATGAGGGCACGAGCGAGTGAGTACCTCTGGGCACTAGAGAATCTCAACGATGAGGGCTGCCGCATGCCATTCCATAGACTCAGCATGGGCCCTCAAGCCGTGCTCGCCCGCAGTCAGCGATGGGCCAAGATGGACCAGCATACTGGGCTTCATGTCTCCTGAGACGCAGTTGGATATTCACTACATCTTCACCAGCGTAAACAGCTCCAAGCTGTATATACAACACACAACACATGGACTTCACTACACAATGTGTTATTGCCGTCCATGGATAAAAGTCTCAAACGCCCCATGCCTCTCTTTCATCACTCAGTTCAGCAACCGTCAACATGCAGACACGCAGCCAAACCGCTGCTGCTCGTCTCGCAGCTTCGAAGAGGTGTCGTCTTCTGGAGCTGCCTGTAGAACTGCGCAACAACATCTACGAAAACACTCTCGGTACAAGTGTGCCTGACTTCAACGACTTCGAGAATTTCAGACGCCCAGCTCTCGTCGATACCTGCAAGACCATCAGGACTGAGACTTTGAGACTTTACGGTCAGCAGCTGGAGTCTGCGCTGGAGGAGGGTAAAAGGATCAGAGACAGTGTATCCAGCGGGAAAAGATACAGAGCCGCGGCCAGTATCACGACTGCCGTATCTGACTGGACCAAGTTGCAGTGGCGATGGGAAAACTTCAAGAGTCTCGTGGTCAGTGAGATGGACTGGGTCGAGGAGGAGATGGCGAGGATCGACGAGGAGGTAGCGAAGGTTGCATTTATCCATTGAGTAGCTTAAACCTGCTGTAGCTGCTCAGAAATGGCAATCCTGAACGATTTTGCTTGATATGGAGCTTCCCTTGTATGCCCCTTGGTCTTACCTTATTCCGTTCATGTCTTGGTTTAGATGCCTTTCTAGTCGTACATGAGACCCGTGGGGCATGGTAAAGCTGGAGCTACTTTGTTGCTGTAGAGGGTAGATCTCAAGATCTCATGCACCGCTGCCTGGATTCACTTGCTGAAGAAGTGAATGCCGTAATCCTCTGATCTTCATCGCAGCACGACACATCTTCTTCACTACCTGATGTGTTCCCAGTACACTCTGGATCAAACCTCTGTCCCGGCATCCTTGGTTTCCTCATCTTCGCATCTCTCACACAACCGCCAAGATGGTATACCTCCGTAGCCAAGCCATCGCCGCCCGCGAGATCGCAGCAAAGCCAGCAACCGAGTGCCACTTCTCCAAGATACCTCCAGAGTCTCGTGTCGAGATCTACAAGCTCACTCTCACCGGTGTCACCGATGATCTCGAGAAGCTCAAACGTCCACAGCTGCTCAACGTTTGCCAACGCATTCAAGTCGAGTCTCTCGACATCTACCGTAAGGAGGTCACGGACGCGCTCCAAGAAAGCAAAACTACGCGCGATGAGATGTGGAAAGCTTTCAAGAGCTTTGTAGGCAGTGTGAGAGGCAGGAGTGCCGCAGAATGTCGCTATCACGTGGCACGTCTCGATCATAAGAAGAGTCAGGAGATCGCAGAGAAGGAGTTGAGGTGGATTGAAGAGGAGATGGAGAAGCTCGATTGAGGAGATAACGAGAAGCTTTCGATAAGATACAAAGACAGGTACAGGCGGGACATGATAGCACAAGGTCTGCGAGGATAGTGGACTTAATGTTTCAGCTGCTGAGAATACTCGCTGTTCGAAGTTTCTGTCCTTTGTGTCATATGTGCCCACACAACGGACAATGCGTGATCGCCGACAAAGAGCCACAATGGCTTGTATTCGAAAGGATCACCGAACTTTCCACAGCACTTTTTGGAAGTTGGTCATAATGACTACACACTCGAAGCACCGAGCTTCACGGAGATATGTCTGATGGGCAAATAGATAGCAAGCAAGCCTAGAGATATACAAGCGACAGACTCTTGACCATTGGCTCCTGCAGACATTTTCAAACTCTCATCGTATCTTATACACTTTCCTATCCTGCTAACTACAGCGTGCACTATCATATGCATCGGCATGTCGGTGAATCTGCAATTCCTTGGCGCACGCGCTAAGAAGGCCCGAGACCCACCAACAGACGCGCAACATTTCCCACCGACAGCTCTACCCGACCACGTCAACTCTCCACCAAAAACAGTGCTATACACTCCACGACAGCAGCAATAATGTGGAACTACTTCGTCGCCAGCGTCTGCGGACACTCTCTCACATCAACATCAATCCTTCCCATGGCCAACAACCCCATCGACTTCAACACCCCCTACTGCGACGCCTGCCTCGCCCAACAACACGAAGAAACCCTCACCCGCCAACATGAACAGCTCCTAGCACAGGGCACCGGCACCCGCGACCAAGAAAAGGCTTCCCGTCGCGACGTCAGCCTCGCGCACCTCGCCATTCTCGAGCACACATCGCCAGACAGCCAAGCCGCTCGCCGCACGGTTGGTCGGGCAGATCATGGTGTGCAGCTCCTCGAGTCGCCAAGCCGAGGCGCTTCGCGTCCTCGTACGAAGAGTGTCAGCTTTGCGCCGCAGGAGCATCGTGCTGAGGAGGACGTCAGGACGACTTCGCAGTTTCAGACAACATCGAGTCAGTATGTGCCTGGCGTATACGCTGACCAGACTGGTGAGGGACATTTGGACACCAGTGATCCCAATGGGGAGGCTGCGAGGGAGAGAGCGGAGAAGGAGGCGGAGGAGAAGGCGAAGGAGGAAGCGGAAGCGAACGAGACGGAAGAACAGTTCAAAGAGAGGTTGGAGAACATGTCGGAAGAGGAGTTCGCGGAGTATTACGAGAAGCATGGGGGAGGTTGAGACGGAAGCGAGAGGAGGCTGGGAGTGGGCGCGTGGAGTTGTTCGTAATCCGGAGGAATGAGAGATGCTTAGCGACTGATGGAGGCGTTGTTAAAGGACGGTCAGCATGGCGAGATTGGTATGATGCACTTGCTCGTCGCGTTCGGTTGAGTTTCTGTATATCATAGCGACTATGCTTCCTCGTCTTCGGAGTCACTTTCATCGCTTTCAGACACATCATCGTCGTCCTCTGTTGCATCGTCCTCGCCCGAAGATGAGCTACTTAACCCCCAAGTATCATCGTCCTCAGGATCCCACATAGGGGTCATCCTGGCCAGATCCACATCGAACGACGGCGCTGGAAAGTAGTACTGGCAAGTACTCGTCAGGATATAATCAATAACCTCACTTGAGCTGCGCTCATAGCCATCCTCGCCAGAACAGCTCCTGGACTTTCTGCCATAATACCACAATCCGTTGCTAGCATGGCTGGTAAACCTGCCAGTTAGTCGGACCTCCTTCAAGTGCGTCAAGTTCCCAGCGAATGCTTCGATGCACGTCTGCCAGAAGATCCCATTCTCATCGGGCTGCTCGCGCCACTGTTCGCCTTCATCGTGTTCGTATAAATGGACATTGTGTAAATGGAGGTACTGTAGCGTTAATGCGTGGTTCAACAAGAACGACGAGAGTCGTTCTGGCGTGGCCTGAAAGTTCGTCATGCGGACACGTCGTAGGTGACGCAAGACAGATGCATGTGGGAAGAGGAGTCGAAGATCTACTCTTGAACTGGCAGACGAGCGATACGACAAATCCAGTAAGAGAGTCTCAAGTCGCGGACAATTCGATAGCCTGGTGGCCAGATGGCTGTCTTGAATGCCTCCCACAGATTGGTGAAGGGCAGGATCGTCGTTGCCACGCAGGTCTTCATCTATTGAATCAGGGTCTTCGCACTTCCAATGGAGCCTGGTCAAATTCTTGATGGCGGCGAGAGTCAGGGTCGTGTCGACATCTTTCATGGAGATCGAGCTAACGATACCCACAGACAGATCTCGCAGATCAAGTGACGCATCATAAGCAGCTAGCAACGCCTGGCCGAAAACATGTGGGCCTGAGTCGAAAGCTCCGTGTGGCACACGAAGCCCGCAAAGCCATTCCGGATTCTCGAACGCCTTGTTCGGATGAAGTATGTCTTTCATGTTGAAAGAAAGCTTGGTGAGATTCGGGCATGCAAGGAACAGTGCTTTCAGCCTTGCTCTGACGATGGCACCATTCCTAACCCGATGCTCGTCTACGATAAGTCGGTTGTAATGCTGAAAGGCTGAGCTAAGCGCCGAATCTTCGCTCGCCTCCTCGTGTTTGAGGACCATAAAAAAGGGCCCAGTGTCTTC
Proteins encoded in this window:
- a CDS encoding Heterokaryon incompatibility protein 6, OR allele, which translates into the protein MSSQLYQALDSSKQEIRILIVDTQDFYSDGTLSCRLEIASLLDEPRPYFEALSWTWGDPTHSKYITIDGHKVGVSANAEEVLRHVCYEQKHGRVWLDAVCINQSDLHERGQQVSMMDEIYSRTARVLVWLGQEDETTEKALRNIDQILAQCQKLTNGFQSLEQRLLQEYSSRPHSEVPLPQCDWPAILKFYAAPWFFRVWVHQEVMLCKEALVFQGRHSRSWFDISLAAQWLSHSNFRQYSRHMTDDPGLGVDKASRIWRFTRQPPGATGYLSMTMYLGATDPRDKVYGILGLLRSVGNDTFKLTSSYEASLRDVYTKATKLAIHADGLAAVELAQGLVPVSEGQELESDDSRWPSWVPHYNWRDYRPGGSPAMPDLPLQIGAAGSEPLRLRFDDDNADILTLGGCVVDTITKLGSILDMDLILSASRIAKEVSDCRAMVPLVPDLDFALTMVQGLDYNRTRPSEHIMNQFPAFAQGCRAKLTGQCHAELLHDDDSLTYFSNIAWDYANTINVHSRNRRFFVTEKGYMGTSFPKTQVGDKVCILYGSTMPFVLRKVEERWRLLGTAYVHDIMEGEYVQRLREASRLQEESHSFDIC